From one Thamnophis elegans isolate rThaEle1 chromosome 7, rThaEle1.pri, whole genome shotgun sequence genomic stretch:
- the CDKN1B gene encoding cyclin-dependent kinase inhibitor 1B: protein MRGSGRQGCCALSAREALPRLGPAERPPAVAVAVAAAFSSSPSGTPSPSPAAALAPWPAARRAMSKVRVSNGSPTLERMEGRPADGPKPSACRCLFGPVDRQELAREWQEQSRHLEEAGRRRWNFDFRREHPLEGRFEWQALDRAALPDFYSRPPRLGGARPKADARERRLELNGDRSPSRGLRCAQAPAEEQEPEPESQQQDGAPLTLSSGPRKRPAADDSSPQSKRANTIEEISERCGEPPMASSEEQTPKKKTTSSPKRCQT from the exons ATGCGAGGCTCCGGCCGGCAGGGTTGCTGCGCGCTGTCCGCCCGGGAAGCGCTCCCTCGGCTGGGTCCAGCGGAAAGGCCGCCCGCCGTCGCCGTCGCCGTCGCCGccgccttctcctcttccccgaGCGGGACGCCGAGCCCCTCACCCGCCGCCGCCTTAGCGCCGTGGCCGGCTGCGCGGCGGGCCATGTCGAAAGTGCGTGTCTCGAATGGGAGCCCGACCCTGGAGCGGATGGAAGGCCGGCCGGCGGATGGCCCCAAGCCCTCGGCGTGCCGCTGCCTCTTCGGCCCCGTCGACCGGCAAGAGCTGGCGCGCGAGTGGCAGGAGCAGAGCCGCCACTTGGAAGAGGCCGGCCGGAGGCGGTGGAACTTCGACTTTCGGCGCGAGCATCCCCTGGAGGGCCGCTTCGAGTGGCAGGCGCTGGATAGGGCGGCGCTGCCCGACTTCTACAGCCGACCCCCGCGGCTCGGCGGGGCCCGGCCCAAGGCTGACGCCCGGGAGCGGCGCCTGGAGCTCAACGGAGACCGCTCGCCGTCTAGGGGGCTGCGCTGCGCTCAGGCACCGGCCGAGGAGCAGGAGCCCGAACCGGAGTCCCAGCAGCAGGACGGGGCCCCGCTAACCCTTAGCTCCGGCCCGAGGAAGCGACCTGCCGCCGATG ATTCCTCTCCTCAAAGCAAAAGAGCCAACACAATTGAAGAAATCTCGGAGCGTTGCGGGGAGCCACCCATGGCCAGCTCAGAGGAACAAACGCCCAAGAAGAAGACCACATCCAGTCCGAAGCGGTGTCAAACGTAA